In Longimicrobium sp., a genomic segment contains:
- a CDS encoding DUF4112 domain-containing protein has translation MATKTVAMDDPREAKRTALVRRLDTLAYLLDNSIPIPGTGTRVGLDAVIGLIPGIGDAAGAILSGYIVLEAARLGAGFAVILRMLLNVGIETVVGAIPLLGDLFDAGWKANERNLRLLHRAIDAPGAARRTSWLFVGFVLLVILGMLAGVAWVVWWLLTHFTQPATW, from the coding sequence GTGGCGACGAAGACCGTGGCGATGGACGACCCTCGCGAAGCGAAGCGCACCGCGCTGGTGCGGCGGCTGGACACGCTGGCGTACCTGCTCGACAACTCCATCCCTATCCCCGGCACGGGCACGCGCGTGGGGCTCGACGCGGTGATCGGGCTGATCCCCGGCATCGGCGACGCGGCGGGCGCCATCCTGTCGGGCTACATCGTGCTCGAGGCGGCGCGGCTCGGCGCCGGCTTCGCGGTGATCCTGCGGATGCTGCTGAACGTGGGGATCGAGACGGTGGTGGGCGCCATCCCGCTCCTCGGCGACCTGTTCGACGCGGGATGGAAGGCCAACGAGCGCAACCTCCGCCTGCTGCACCGGGCCATCGACGCGCCCGGGGCGGCGCGGCGGACGAGCTGGCTGTTCGTGGGCTTCGTGCTGCTGGTGATCCTGGGGATGCTGGCGGGGGTGGCGTGGGTGGTGTGGTGGCTGCTGACGCACTTCACCCAGCCCGCGACGTGGTAG